A window of the Cicer arietinum cultivar CDC Frontier isolate Library 1 chromosome 6, Cicar.CDCFrontier_v2.0, whole genome shotgun sequence genome harbors these coding sequences:
- the MAPK8 gene encoding mitogen-activated protein kinase homolog MMK1 → MDGEGGAPPADTVMSDAAPPPQADPQVAMGIENIPATLSHGGRFIQYNIFGNIFEVTAKYKPPIMPIGKGAYGIVCSAHNSETNEHVAIKKIANAFDNKIDAKRTLREIKLLRHMDHENVVAIRDIVPPPQREVFNDVYIAYELMDTDLHQIIRSNQALSEEHCQYFLYQILRGLKYIHSANVLHRDLKPSNLLLNANCDLKICDFGLARVTSETDFMTEYVVTRWYRAPELLLNSSDYTAAIDVWSVGCIFMELMDRKPLFPGRDHVHQLRLLMELIGTPSEADLGFLNENAKRYIRQLPLYRRQSFQEKFPHVHPEAIDLVEKMLTFDPRQRITVEDALAHPYLTSLHDISDEPVCMTPFSFDFEQHALTEEQMKELIYREALAFNPEYQQ, encoded by the exons ATGGATGGAGAAGGAGGAGCTCCGCCTGCTGACACCGTGATGTCGGATGCAGCACCGCCACCTCAGGCGGACCCACAGGTGGCGATGGGGATCGAGAATATTCCGGCAACCCTTAGCCACGGTGGTAGGTTTATCCAATATAACATATTCGGTAATATATTTGAAGTTACTGCGAAATACAAACCACCCATCATGCCAATCGGTAAAGGCGCTTACGGTATTGTTTG CTCTGCTCACAATTCGGAGACAAATGAACATGTCGCCATCAAGAAGATTGCAAATGCATTTGACAACAAAATTGATGCCAAGAGGACCCTTCGTGAAATCAAGCTGCTTCGCCATATGGATCATGAAAAC GTGGTCGCAATCAGGGATATAGTGCCACCACCTCAGAGGGAGGTATTTAATGATGTTTACATTGCATATGAGCTAATGGACACTGACCTACACCAAATTATTCGATCAAATCAAGCACTATCCGAGGAGCACTGTCag TATTTTCTGTACCAAATCCTTCGTGGGTTGAAGTACATACATTCTGCAAATGTTCTGCATAGGGACTTAAAACCGAGCAACCTTCTCCTGAACGCCAACTGTGACTTAAAGATTTGTGATTTTGGACTGGCTCGTGTTACCTCTGAAACAGATTTTATGACTGAATATGTTGTTACAAGATGGTACCGTGCACCAGAGCTTCTGTTAAACTCTTCTGATTACACAGCAGCTATTGATGTATGGTCTGTTGGTTGTATTTTCATGGAACTGATGGATCGAAAGCCTTTGTTTCCTGGCAGAGATCATGTGCATCAGTTACGTCTACTCATGGAG TTGATCGGTACCCCTTCGGAAGCTGATTTGGGGTTTCTGAATGAAAATGCTAAGAGATACATCAGGCAACTACCTCTTTACCGCCGCCAATCTTTCCAAGAAAAGTTTCCACATGTCCATCCCGAAGCTATAGATCTTGTTGAAAAAATGTTAACTTTTGATCCTAGACAAAGAATTACTG TGGAAGATGCACTGGCACACCCATACTTAACATCTCTGCATGACATCAGTGATGAACCTGTGTGCATGACTCCCTTCAGCTTCGACTTTGAACAGCATGCATTGACGGAGGAACAGATGAAAGAATTGATATACAGAGAGGCTTTAGCATTTAACCCTGAGTATCAGCAGTAG
- the LOC101506115 gene encoding uncharacterized protein: MIPKCCSVQPVQFQSLSGLRQLAETNRFKVWLLDQFGVLHDGKQPYPGAISTLENIAKTGGKMVIISNSSRRSSVTIEKVQTLGFDSSLFLGAITSGELTHQYLQRRDDPWFASLGRSCIHFTWSGRGAISLEGLDLKVVENVEEAEFVLAHGTEALGDANGNARSMKLEDLEKILELCAAKRIPMVVANPDYVTVEARDLRVMPGTLAAKYEKLGGEVKWMGKPDEIIYKSAMAMAGTDVSDCIAVGDSLHHDIKGANAAGIQSIFITGGIHATELGLHGFGEVADSSSVQSLAAKYDAFPSYVLPAFTW, translated from the exons ATGATTCCCAAATGTTGTTCCGTACAGCCAGTTCAATTTCAGAGCTTGAGTGGTCTCCGACAACTCGCCGAAACGAATCGTTTCAAG GTATGGTTGTTGGATCAGTTCGGAGTCCTTCACGATGGAAAACAACCTTATCCCGGCGCCATTTCAACATTAGAAAACATAGCAAAGACGGGTGGTAAAATGGTTATCATAAGTAACTCTTCAAGACGCTCATCGGTGACCATTGAAAAGGTTCAAACTCTTGGTTTTGATTCTTCTCTTTTTCTCGGAGCAATCACTAGTGGAGAACTTACTCATCAGTATTTACAAAG GAGAGATGATCCTTGGTTTGCATCATTGGGAAGATCTTGTATTCATTTCACCTGGAGTGGCAGGGGAGCAATTTCTCTTGAG GGCTTGGACTTGAAAGTTGTGGAGAATGTTGAAGAAGCTGAGTTTGTTTTGGCTCATGGGACTGAAGCCTTGGGGGATGCCAATGGGAATGCACGTTCAATGAAACTTGAAGACCTTGAAAAGATATTAGAGCTTTGTGCTGCAAAAAGGATTCCAATGGTGGTAGCCAATCCAGATTATGTAACTGTTGAAGCAAGAGACTTGCGTGTGATGCCAG GTACTCTAGCAGCTAAATATGAAAAGCTTGGGGGTGAAGTGAAATGGATGGGAAAACCTGATGAG ATAATATACAAGTCAGCGATGGCTATGGCTGGCACAGATGTTTCTGACTGTATTGCTGTGGGTGATTCTCTCCATCATGATATTAAGGGTGCTAATGCTGCTGGAATCCAATCAATTTTCATCACTGGAGGGATTCATGCAACTGAGCTTGGACTCCATGGTTTTGGAGAAGTAGCAGATTCATCTTCTGTGCAATCACTTGCAGCGAAATATGATGCTTTTCCATCCTATGTGTTGCCTGCATTCACATGGTAG
- the LOC101506653 gene encoding uncharacterized protein, translated as MAHLLTPPPATAATALSARPKKISSLYSWKNGYFATPRVCCVGNQHQHQHNDLAPSTSDDHTLRRRALMGLSGAVVFGLSWSDEQSASGAGRPPPRPPKEKQDPNVSGVVAKVMASKKRKEAMKEEIARLREKGKAININKDPSPAPAPAPVPTPASE; from the exons ATGGCACATTTGCTGACACCGCCTCCTGCCACAGCAGCAACAGCTCTTTCTGCAAGACCCAAGAAGATTTCCTCCCTATATTCTTGGAAAAATGGGTATTTTGCCACTCCAAGAGTATGCTGCGTTGGCAACCAACATCAACATCAACATAACGATCTAGCTCCTTCTACAAGTGATGACCACACTCTGCGTCGGAG GGCATTGATGGGATTGAGTGGTGCAGTAGTTTTTGGGTTGAGTTGGAGTGATGAGCAAAGTGCAAGTGGTGCTGGAAGGCCTCCACCTCGTCCACCAAAGGAGAAACAAGATCCGAATGTGAGTGGTGTTGTGGCCAAAGTAATGGCTAGCAAGAAGAGAAAAGAAGCCATGAAAGAAGAAATTGCCAGGCTAAGGGAGAAAGGGAAAGCCATTAACATTAATAAAGACCCATCTCCTGCACCTGCACCTGCACCTGTTCCAACTCCTGCATCTGAATAA